The Methylomicrobium lacus LW14 genome window below encodes:
- a CDS encoding antibiotic biosynthesis monooxygenase has product MQHVLIIHEVEAYTAWKAVFDQAADIRKRAGEISYQLLRYDNDANNIVHFSAWSSLDDARRFFESPELVEIRKKAGVKAPEFIYLHEIERGLL; this is encoded by the coding sequence ATGCAACACGTTTTAATCATTCATGAGGTCGAGGCTTATACGGCATGGAAAGCGGTTTTTGACCAAGCCGCAGACATTAGAAAACGCGCAGGAGAAATCAGCTACCAATTGCTGCGCTACGACAATGACGCAAACAACATCGTCCACTTCTCCGCGTGGTCCTCGCTGGACGATGCCCGGCGCTTCTTCGAGTCGCCAGAGCTGGTCGAAATCAGAAAAAAGGCTGGAGTAAAAGCGCCTGAATTCATCTATCTGCATGAGATAGAGCGTGGCTTGCTATAG
- a CDS encoding cupin domain-containing protein, translating into MKRKLGDHFGLTHFGVNLTELAPGAISALLHHHSKQDEFIYILQGTPTLLLDEKEYPLSPGDCMGLKAGAGVGHQLVNRSSDPVIYIEIGDRTEGDEVDYPNDDLKAIQLANGVWSLTHKDGRPY; encoded by the coding sequence GTGAAAAGAAAACTGGGCGATCACTTCGGCCTGACACATTTTGGCGTCAATCTGACCGAACTCGCTCCTGGCGCTATCTCTGCACTCCTGCATCATCATTCAAAGCAGGATGAATTTATCTATATTCTCCAGGGCACCCCTACCCTGCTGCTCGATGAAAAGGAATACCCGCTCAGTCCCGGAGACTGCATGGGACTCAAGGCAGGCGCGGGAGTCGGCCATCAGCTCGTGAATCGGTCTAGCGATCCGGTCATTTATATCGAAATCGGGGATCGCACCGAAGGCGACGAAGTCGATTACCCCAACGACGACCTGAAAGCCATCCAATTGGCGAATGGCGTATGGTCATTAACGCACAAAGACGGCCGGCCATATTAA
- a CDS encoding nuclear transport factor 2 family protein encodes MIDKKFAEHFAHDWIDSWNSHDIDRILAHYSDRFEMSSPIIAQIAGEPSGTLKGKEAVGAYWRKALALIPDLRFELLAILTGVDSITLYYRSPRGLAAEVLHFGPDHNVIKAYAHYAH; translated from the coding sequence ATGATCGACAAAAAATTCGCAGAACACTTCGCGCACGACTGGATCGATTCCTGGAACAGTCACGACATTGACCGCATCCTCGCTCATTATTCGGATCGGTTCGAGATGTCTTCACCGATCATCGCTCAGATTGCCGGCGAACCCTCCGGCACGCTAAAGGGCAAGGAGGCTGTCGGCGCGTACTGGAGGAAGGCGCTAGCGCTGATTCCCGATCTTCGCTTTGAATTGCTCGCGATTCTGACGGGGGTTGACAGCATCACCCTTTATTACAGGAGTCCGCGAGGCTTGGCTGCCGAGGTACTGCATTTCGGCCCGGACCACAACGTCATAAAAGCTTACGCGCATTATGCGCACTGA
- a CDS encoding alkaline phosphatase, producing the protein MSSILTTGVVQAAEPTPEDWFDAGRQTVIDAEHLNPNERRAKNVILFVGDGMGVSTITASRIYDGQQKGGHGEENSLSFEKFPYLALSKTYSVDQQTPDSAPTMTAMVTGVKTIGDSISVDQDVEHSEPDANKINANALKTILEKAKEQGLSVGVVSTARITHATPAATYAHTSNRDWEGDSDKPAGATVPDIASQLVDFDIDGGINVALGGGRTRFIPKTATDPEYGVAGKRKDGRDLTAEWVSKHQNAQYVWNKDQFNAIDPKTTDHLLGLFEPSHVHYEADRVAHDKAGEPSLTEMTVKALDILKKNKKGYFLMVEGGRIDHAHHSGNAYRALTDTQQLAAAVQTAAEKTSAKDTLIIVTADHSHVFTIGGYPQRGNPILGLTQGVGSDLPDVDLLGLPYTTLNYANGTGYTGKSDLQPEGSKSFNATDGSWSSGSEGHNPKSFEPATGRPTLTNDLVQNSNYLQEAIIPLAAETHAAEDVAIFARGPKAHLFHGVMEQNVIYHVMARALGFDKHGSGKGAGK; encoded by the coding sequence GTGAGTTCGATTTTAACTACCGGTGTCGTGCAGGCGGCAGAACCTACCCCGGAGGATTGGTTCGACGCCGGGCGTCAAACCGTTATCGATGCCGAACATCTCAATCCTAACGAAAGACGGGCGAAAAATGTGATCCTGTTTGTCGGCGACGGCATGGGCGTTTCCACGATCACGGCTTCACGGATTTACGATGGCCAGCAAAAAGGCGGCCACGGCGAAGAAAATTCTTTGAGCTTTGAAAAATTCCCTTATCTGGCTCTGTCCAAGACCTACAGCGTCGACCAGCAAACGCCAGACTCAGCGCCGACGATGACTGCGATGGTGACCGGCGTTAAAACCATCGGCGATTCGATTTCGGTCGATCAAGATGTCGAGCATAGCGAGCCCGATGCCAACAAAATTAATGCGAATGCGCTCAAAACCATTCTGGAAAAGGCCAAGGAGCAGGGGTTATCGGTCGGCGTCGTGTCTACCGCGCGTATTACGCATGCGACGCCCGCCGCGACCTACGCGCACACTTCTAACCGCGACTGGGAAGGCGATTCGGATAAACCGGCCGGCGCGACGGTTCCCGACATTGCATCGCAATTGGTTGATTTTGACATCGACGGCGGTATTAACGTAGCGCTCGGTGGTGGGCGGACGCGTTTTATTCCCAAAACCGCGACCGATCCAGAATACGGCGTTGCCGGCAAGCGTAAGGACGGACGCGACCTGACGGCCGAATGGGTCAGTAAACACCAGAATGCTCAGTATGTCTGGAATAAAGACCAGTTCAATGCGATCGATCCGAAAACCACCGATCACCTGCTGGGGCTTTTCGAGCCTTCCCACGTCCATTATGAAGCCGATCGTGTCGCACACGACAAGGCGGGCGAACCCTCGCTGACGGAAATGACGGTCAAAGCTCTCGATATTCTCAAAAAGAATAAAAAAGGTTACTTCCTGATGGTTGAAGGCGGCCGTATCGATCATGCCCATCATTCCGGCAATGCCTATCGGGCACTGACCGATACCCAACAATTGGCCGCCGCGGTACAGACTGCGGCAGAGAAAACCAGTGCCAAGGATACCTTGATCATCGTAACCGCCGACCATAGTCATGTCTTCACGATCGGAGGTTACCCGCAACGCGGCAATCCTATCTTGGGCTTGACTCAAGGCGTAGGCTCGGATCTTCCTGACGTTGATTTGCTCGGTTTGCCGTACACCACGTTGAATTATGCCAACGGCACCGGCTATACCGGCAAGTCAGACCTGCAACCGGAAGGCTCAAAATCATTCAACGCGACAGACGGATCATGGTCATCGGGTAGCGAAGGCCACAATCCAAAATCTTTTGAGCCGGCCACCGGACGTCCTACGCTCACCAATGACCTGGTACAAAATTCGAATTATCTGCAGGAAGCGATTATCCCGCTTGCCGCGGAAACGCACGCCGCCGAAGACGTCGCGATTTTTGCCAGAGGCCCCAAGGCGCATTTGTTTCACGGCGTGATGGAGCAAAACGTGATTTATCATGTGATGGCAAGAGCCTTGGGATTTGACAAACATGGCTCGGGAAAGGGCGCCGGAAAATGA